In the uncultured Methanobacterium sp. genome, one interval contains:
- a CDS encoding response regulator, with the protein MASATILVVEDERITAEDIRAGLEFAGYKVPVICSTGEGAVQQAGRIEPDLVLMDIKLEGEMDGIEAAAQIRKLYDIPVIYLTAYSDEKTVERAKLTEPSGFLVKGQGMLSKPFDENELHAAIEITLYRHQMEKEHDQIASAMLLKTSEAVIATNSTGQIRFINTLAEKITGWTKDDALGKDLEEVFLPLSEINDESSLEDVLATEGKPEITSRDGSHFMIKGAVTPIKDYKHKINGMVVSFQVSK; encoded by the coding sequence ATGGCCAGTGCAACTATTCTGGTGGTGGAAGATGAAAGAATCACCGCAGAAGACATAAGGGCAGGACTGGAGTTTGCAGGTTACAAAGTACCGGTGATATGTTCTACAGGTGAAGGTGCCGTTCAACAGGCTGGACGAATTGAACCCGATTTAGTACTCATGGATATTAAATTAGAGGGAGAGATGGACGGTATTGAAGCAGCTGCCCAGATAAGAAAGTTATATGACATCCCAGTAATTTATCTAACCGCTTATTCTGATGAAAAAACTGTTGAAAGAGCTAAGTTAACAGAACCATCTGGCTTCCTGGTTAAAGGGCAGGGAATGTTAAGTAAACCATTTGATGAGAACGAACTCCATGCTGCTATAGAAATCACATTGTACCGTCATCAGATGGAAAAAGAGCACGATCAAATAGCATCGGCTATGTTACTTAAAACCAGTGAAGCGGTGATTGCAACCAATTCCACCGGTCAGATCAGATTCATTAACACCCTGGCTGAGAAGATAACTGGCTGGACTAAAGATGATGCCCTGGGTAAAGATTTAGAAGAGGTTTTCTTGCCTCTTTCTGAAATTAACGATGAATCCTCCCTGGAAGATGTTCTGGCCACAGAGGGAAAACCGGAAATAACTTCTCGTGATGGGTCACACTTCATGATTAAGGGTGCTGTAACTCCCATAAAAGATTATAAGCATAAAATAAACGGTATGGTAGTGTCTTTTCAAGTTTCAAAATGA
- a CDS encoding TMEM175 family protein gives MQDKKERNSTGINAKRIETLVDGVFAIAMTLLVLGITVPSIANPTEAGLYQALINLLPNFYSYFISFILLAVFWRINHTQFNRIKRADDTLLWIIIIWLLFVALVPFSAFFVGEYGNFQIPNIFFDLNLFAIGFLLFLNGRHAFNSGLMDDVDDEIRKSSLRINLMLPVISLLALGITFLPFMKEVGYGWSSLVYLIIPLLKRYQ, from the coding sequence TTGCAAGACAAAAAGGAAAGAAACTCCACAGGGATCAATGCCAAACGTATAGAAACCCTGGTGGATGGTGTTTTTGCAATAGCCATGACCCTTCTGGTTCTGGGAATTACGGTGCCCTCAATAGCCAATCCCACTGAGGCTGGGCTTTATCAGGCTCTTATAAATCTTTTACCTAATTTTTACAGTTACTTTATCAGTTTTATTCTTCTGGCTGTTTTCTGGAGAATCAACCATACTCAGTTTAACCGGATTAAAAGAGCAGATGATACTTTGCTGTGGATAATCATCATCTGGCTGCTTTTCGTGGCACTGGTTCCTTTTTCTGCGTTTTTTGTAGGGGAATACGGGAATTTCCAGATTCCCAACATATTCTTCGATCTGAATCTTTTTGCCATAGGTTTTCTTTTGTTCCTAAACGGACGTCACGCATTCAACAGTGGGCTGATGGATGATGTTGATGATGAAATAAGAAAATCCAGTTTAAGGATTAACTTAATGCTACCTGTAATCTCTTTGCTTGCATTGGGAATTACATTCCTTCCCTTTATGAAAGAAGTTGGATATGGGTGGTCAAGTCTGGTTTATCTGATTATTCCTCTACTGAAACGTTACCAATGA
- a CDS encoding PQQ-binding-like beta-propeller repeat protein, protein MDIGKKQILLGFMITCLLASPMGIATAAGADWSSFHENAQHTGFIDQAADFTPTVWYFSTQGAIKSSPAIMNKIIYFGSNDGHVYAVNMEDGTKLWDYKTDGAVVSSPALAGDVLYVGSSDGYLYAQDTKNGDVKWKYKTGNAIESSPLVQGDRLYVGSGDGRVYAIDINNGTKVWEYNTGNSVKSSPVISGSTLFVGSDDGKIYALNINTGNKTWEYTTGDKVESSPAVMNDVVYIGSDDGKLYALSTTDGTLQWNYDMGKAVASSPTIDTNDNSLFVGADNGKMICLDTRNGAEKWNYTASGAVKTTATITGNKIVFGSDGGTVYIVNKYNGNEEWSYNPGYGILNQPMQSSPVTYGNMIYIGADDGSLYALNNDKKTAPMSVYVYYIGGAIVVIIALLLIGRAVRNRRQNKDK, encoded by the coding sequence ATGGATATTGGAAAAAAGCAAATCCTTCTCGGATTTATGATAACATGCCTTTTGGCATCGCCAATGGGCATAGCAACGGCTGCAGGTGCAGATTGGAGTTCATTCCATGAAAATGCACAGCACACCGGTTTTATTGATCAGGCCGCAGATTTCACACCTACAGTCTGGTATTTCAGTACACAGGGAGCTATAAAATCATCCCCTGCCATAATGAACAAAATAATTTATTTTGGTTCTAACGACGGCCATGTTTACGCGGTTAACATGGAAGACGGCACCAAACTTTGGGACTATAAAACTGATGGAGCCGTAGTATCATCCCCAGCACTGGCAGGAGATGTTCTGTACGTGGGATCATCAGACGGATACCTGTACGCTCAGGATACCAAAAATGGTGATGTTAAATGGAAATACAAAACTGGTAACGCTATTGAATCCTCCCCACTGGTTCAGGGTGACCGTCTCTATGTGGGATCCGGCGATGGACGGGTTTATGCAATAGATATTAACAATGGTACCAAAGTATGGGAATACAACACAGGCAATTCAGTTAAATCATCCCCAGTAATCTCTGGAAGCACACTGTTTGTTGGATCAGATGACGGGAAAATATACGCCCTGAATATAAACACTGGTAATAAGACATGGGAGTACACCACAGGAGATAAGGTGGAATCATCGCCTGCAGTGATGAACGATGTGGTTTACATTGGATCTGACGATGGAAAACTATACGCTCTTAGTACCACTGATGGAACGCTCCAGTGGAACTACGATATGGGTAAAGCTGTTGCCTCTTCACCAACAATTGACACCAACGACAACAGCCTGTTTGTAGGGGCTGACAATGGTAAGATGATCTGTTTGGACACCCGAAACGGTGCGGAAAAATGGAATTACACTGCCAGTGGTGCGGTAAAGACCACCGCCACCATCACCGGGAACAAAATAGTATTTGGATCCGACGGAGGCACAGTTTACATAGTAAACAAGTACAACGGTAACGAAGAGTGGAGCTACAATCCCGGATATGGTATCCTTAATCAGCCTATGCAATCTTCTCCGGTAACTTACGGAAACATGATCTACATTGGTGCTGATGATGGATCCCTATATGCACTCAATAACGACAAAAAAACCGCTCCCATGTCAGTATACGTCTACTATATTGGTGGAGCAATTGTAGTCATAATCGCTCTCTTACTGATTGGTAGAGCTGTGCGTAACCGAAGACAAAATAAGGATAAATAA
- a CDS encoding PadR family transcriptional regulator, with translation MDDEPIRDKPPEDSKNPEDSKNNIPADELEKIEFKKSRGYYRNAMESQDLFGNLDQFEKKLVRGVMRGSGPIIMLWLISKKGQHGYEIMTQLHESSPFSDKIKMPSASIIYPKLHQLEKKGLIKGTWENHGKRKVKYYEITSEGVETLEKVRSFFKARENNLYEDFLEDVMCIKNNRS, from the coding sequence ATGGATGATGAACCAATTAGAGATAAGCCACCAGAAGATTCCAAGAACCCAGAAGATTCCAAGAATAATATTCCCGCAGATGAACTTGAAAAAATCGAATTTAAAAAATCGCGTGGCTACTACCGTAACGCAATGGAGAGTCAAGACTTATTTGGAAATTTGGATCAATTCGAAAAAAAACTGGTCAGAGGAGTTATGCGAGGCTCAGGCCCAATAATAATGCTCTGGCTTATTAGTAAAAAAGGACAGCATGGTTATGAGATTATGACCCAGCTCCACGAATCCTCTCCATTCAGCGATAAAATTAAGATGCCCAGCGCCAGCATCATCTACCCTAAATTACACCAGCTTGAAAAGAAAGGCCTTATAAAGGGTACCTGGGAAAACCACGGAAAAAGAAAAGTTAAATATTACGAAATAACCTCAGAAGGTGTTGAAACCCTTGAAAAGGTGAGAAGTTTCTTTAAAGCCCGTGAAAATAACCTTTATGAAGATTTTCTAGAAGACGTGATGTGTATAAAAAATAATAGGAGTTAA
- the albA gene encoding DNA-binding protein Alba → MSEENVVYIGNKPVMNYVLAVVTQMNGGSQEVLLKARGRAISRAVDVAEIVRNRFITDVNIGSIEISTEEIMNNEGTSTNVSAIEIQLAKEFSK, encoded by the coding sequence ATGTCAGAGGAAAATGTGGTGTACATTGGAAACAAACCGGTAATGAACTATGTATTAGCTGTAGTAACACAGATGAACGGCGGTTCTCAGGAAGTATTACTCAAAGCCAGAGGACGAGCCATTTCTAGAGCAGTAGATGTTGCAGAGATAGTCAGAAACAGATTCATAACTGATGTGAATATTGGAAGTATTGAAATATCCACTGAAGAGATTATGAACAATGAGGGAACCTCCACTAATGTTTCAGCCATTGAAATACAGCTTGCAAAGGAGTTCAGTAAATAG
- a CDS encoding DUF6790 family protein: MDTAYTWLILGIIGALIMLGIQFYSKRVLTTKRIVGTTLLSLLVFTVGFGSIWASIGHSLFANQVASSIGWAPGSPFQQEVAFANLAFGVLGILCIWIRGNFWTATVIGVSIFLLGDALSHITNIFATSNYSTGNAGTVLFLDILVPILLICLLVTYRVMEERAVRSAIKSLERSL, encoded by the coding sequence ATGGATACAGCTTACACCTGGCTGATACTGGGGATAATTGGCGCATTAATAATGCTGGGGATTCAATTTTATTCTAAAAGAGTTTTAACCACCAAAAGAATAGTGGGAACAACTCTCCTATCATTACTGGTGTTTACAGTAGGGTTTGGTTCTATTTGGGCTTCCATTGGACATTCTCTTTTTGCTAACCAGGTGGCTTCATCCATTGGGTGGGCTCCGGGAAGTCCCTTTCAACAGGAAGTGGCCTTTGCCAATCTGGCGTTTGGGGTTCTGGGAATATTATGCATCTGGATCCGGGGCAATTTCTGGACAGCCACCGTTATTGGGGTTTCTATCTTCCTGTTGGGGGATGCACTAAGCCATATAACTAACATCTTTGCTACGAGTAACTACTCCACTGGAAATGCAGGAACGGTTCTATTTCTGGACATACTGGTGCCAATACTTTTAATTTGTCTCCTGGTGACCTACAGAGTCATGGAAGAAAGAGCAGTGCGCAGTGCCATTAAAAGTCTGGAAAGGTCACTGTAA
- a CDS encoding ABC transporter permease: protein MVETKKIMWMLKKDLIVLWRHKPRLFSIILFPIIMIALFGYGMGGSIENIPVVIVSQSDGPVTDATLNAIKGTSFYNVVNIINDPQRGKEMVESGQVKAAIMLPSDYDNLNSNNAKSVVVYVDSSDQMATQALVPATQGLFSQISSQIGIQKLQAMNNQSSAVQVQSQGVQPTSALAGVNYQNIMNSINYQITKIYGDIKYIDFLVPAVLAMTIMMGAMFSMGEALAGERERGELARLFMTPTSVATVVGGKIISKLTIETARAIVLIAAAIVLFGITINGSIALTILLLVLTALCFVGFGIMISARVSTQEDYTQMVMPFTMPMMFVSGVFYPIETMPWIFQKIAYITPLTYANDALRGVMLKGSTIGDIWIDIAVLAGFTLLFFAMGVTRFNRDI, encoded by the coding sequence ATGGTTGAAACCAAAAAAATCATGTGGATGCTTAAAAAAGACTTAATAGTCCTTTGGAGACATAAACCACGTTTATTTTCCATTATTCTATTCCCCATCATTATGATCGCCCTTTTCGGTTATGGTATGGGAGGATCCATTGAAAATATTCCCGTAGTAATAGTATCACAGAGTGATGGCCCTGTAACCGACGCTACACTCAATGCCATTAAAGGGACGTCATTTTACAACGTAGTAAACATCATCAATGATCCTCAACGGGGAAAAGAAATGGTTGAATCAGGGCAGGTTAAAGCGGCAATAATGCTACCCTCTGATTATGATAATTTAAACAGTAACAATGCCAAGTCCGTGGTGGTTTACGTGGATTCTTCGGATCAAATGGCCACGCAGGCACTGGTACCGGCAACACAAGGCCTTTTCAGCCAGATATCTTCCCAGATCGGAATTCAGAAACTACAGGCAATGAATAACCAGTCCTCAGCAGTTCAGGTACAGTCACAGGGTGTTCAACCCACATCTGCACTGGCTGGAGTAAACTACCAGAACATAATGAACTCCATAAACTACCAGATCACCAAGATCTACGGTGACATCAAGTACATTGACTTCCTGGTTCCAGCGGTTCTGGCCATGACCATCATGATGGGGGCCATGTTCAGTATGGGAGAAGCTTTAGCCGGTGAAAGAGAACGAGGGGAACTGGCACGATTATTCATGACTCCCACTAGCGTAGCAACTGTAGTGGGAGGTAAGATCATATCAAAACTGACCATAGAAACGGCAAGAGCCATAGTTCTGATTGCAGCAGCAATAGTGCTGTTTGGCATTACAATCAACGGTAGCATAGCACTTACCATATTACTGCTGGTACTTACTGCATTGTGCTTTGTAGGTTTTGGAATAATGATTTCTGCCAGAGTATCAACTCAGGAAGATTACACTCAGATGGTGATGCCTTTCACCATGCCCATGATGTTCGTTTCAGGAGTGTTCTATCCCATTGAAACCATGCCCTGGATATTCCAGAAAATAGCATACATAACACCTTTAACCTATGCTAACGACGCGTTAAGGGGAGTTATGTTAAAAGGATCAACTATCGGTGATATTTGGATTGATATAGCCGTGCTTGCAGGTTTCACCCTATTATTCTTCGCTATGGGTGTAACCAGATTTAACAGAGACATTTAA
- a CDS encoding response regulator, with amino-acid sequence MANVNILIVEDERITAEDMKKALNSVGFNVPAIVSSGEEAIKAAEELNVDLVIMDIKLEGEMDGIQAAEKIRSKLGIPIIYLTAYSDEKTVQRAKITEPSGFILKQPYGFLRKPFEESELNTAIEITLYRDRLEKKLRKHDKWLGAMLRSISDGVIATDPHGQVRFMNSMAEELTGWLEEDALGRDVRDIFKPMDYKFPQGEDISMTESSFKRAILPTKDGSKLTVDGSVTLIKDFEDHVDGLVVIFRAIDS; translated from the coding sequence ATGGCTAATGTAAATATCCTGATAGTGGAAGATGAGAGGATAACTGCTGAAGACATGAAAAAAGCCTTAAATAGTGTTGGATTTAATGTGCCAGCAATTGTGTCTTCTGGTGAAGAGGCTATTAAGGCAGCTGAAGAGTTAAACGTTGATCTGGTGATCATGGATATTAAACTGGAAGGTGAAATGGATGGTATCCAGGCTGCAGAAAAGATCCGCTCCAAACTGGGAATTCCCATCATCTACCTGACTGCCTACTCTGATGAGAAAACAGTGCAAAGGGCCAAAATAACCGAGCCTTCTGGATTTATTCTCAAACAACCCTATGGATTTTTACGCAAACCATTCGAAGAAAGTGAACTCAACACTGCCATTGAAATAACCCTTTACCGGGATCGCCTGGAAAAAAAGCTCCGAAAACATGATAAATGGTTAGGAGCTATGCTCAGAAGCATCAGTGATGGGGTAATTGCCACGGATCCCCATGGCCAGGTAAGATTCATGAATTCAATGGCTGAAGAATTAACCGGCTGGCTGGAAGAAGATGCGTTAGGTCGTGACGTAAGGGACATATTCAAACCTATGGATTACAAATTCCCCCAGGGTGAGGATATTTCTATGACTGAATCCAGTTTTAAAAGAGCCATTCTACCAACCAAAGATGGAAGTAAATTAACAGTTGATGGTAGTGTGACCCTCATTAAAGATTTTGAGGATCATGTAGATGGTCTGGTGGTAATATTTCGTGCAATTGACTCGTAA
- a CDS encoding DUF362 domain-containing protein codes for MSSEVYLSNFRSRSQGENKTSKIKRLFDMAGFGEFIQKDDLTAIKLHFGEKGNDAYLKPVLVSAVVEEAFNCHAKPFLTDTNTLYYGSRHNSVDHLQTAVKNGFAYAVTGAPLVIADGIRGDNWIRVEVDLKHFQKVKIAGDIENSDSMLVLSHFKGHGMSGFGGAIKNLAMGCASSPGKIEQHQCSKPIISDNCTGCGNCIGSCPVSVMSLVEGKAVIDPEACVACNNCLATCPESAIELDFNSLTEFMERMVEYAYGAVKSKKGKVGYINFLMDITPDCDCEAFSDAPIVPDIGILASTDPVALDRASYDLVNQQVGLENSLLEHQHHRGGDKFRGVWDGVDGKVLLEYAEEVGLGFQEYELISL; via the coding sequence ATGTCTAGTGAAGTGTATCTTTCTAATTTCCGGTCTCGGAGCCAGGGAGAAAATAAGACCAGTAAAATAAAACGGTTATTTGACATGGCAGGATTTGGGGAATTCATCCAGAAGGATGATTTAACTGCCATAAAACTTCACTTTGGAGAAAAGGGAAATGATGCATATCTTAAACCGGTCCTGGTAAGTGCAGTGGTTGAAGAGGCTTTTAATTGCCATGCCAAACCCTTCCTAACTGATACTAACACCCTTTATTATGGTAGTCGCCATAACTCAGTGGACCATCTCCAGACCGCCGTAAAAAACGGTTTTGCATATGCAGTTACCGGGGCCCCGTTGGTTATTGCTGATGGGATCCGTGGGGATAACTGGATTCGGGTAGAAGTGGACTTGAAACATTTCCAGAAAGTCAAAATCGCAGGTGATATCGAAAACTCAGACAGTATGCTGGTTTTATCCCACTTCAAGGGACATGGTATGAGTGGGTTTGGAGGGGCAATTAAGAATCTGGCCATGGGCTGTGCATCCTCCCCTGGAAAAATTGAACAGCATCAATGTTCTAAGCCAATTATAAGTGATAATTGCACCGGTTGCGGAAATTGTATCGGGTCCTGCCCAGTATCGGTCATGTCACTGGTGGAGGGTAAAGCAGTGATCGATCCAGAAGCATGTGTAGCCTGCAATAACTGTTTGGCCACCTGCCCGGAATCTGCTATAGAATTGGATTTTAATTCACTAACTGAATTCATGGAAAGAATGGTAGAATATGCTTATGGGGCAGTTAAAAGTAAAAAAGGAAAGGTTGGTTACATTAATTTCCTCATGGACATTACTCCAGACTGTGATTGTGAAGCATTCAGTGATGCTCCCATAGTTCCGGACATTGGAATACTGGCATCTACTGATCCAGTGGCCCTTGATAGGGCAAGCTATGATCTGGTTAATCAACAAGTGGGACTGGAAAACTCCCTGCTTGAACACCAACACCACCGAGGAGGAGATAAATTCAGAGGAGTGTGGGATGGTGTTGATGGGAAGGTGCTGTTGGAATATGCCGAAGAAGTGGGATTAGGTTTTCAAGAATACGAGCTGATAAGTCTGTAA
- a CDS encoding ATP-binding cassette domain-containing protein has protein sequence MKYAIETSDLTKIYGDFKAVDALDLKVENKSIFGFLGPNGAGKTTTIKMLTCLIPPTSGTAKVAGYEITKSPDEVRQKIGMVPQLVSLYGDLTARENAELCADYYGMPRDLKEQRIDELMELVDIKYAENKMVKQMSGGQKQKVSVVASLVHQPDILFLDEPTIGLDPTTKSVLWDLIDELNQSGHTIILCSHDMYEVDMLCDHVGIINLGKLAAFDTPQGLKDTVLTQEECTESNVGDIVREMEESDTLSSTNPSLCKLKEVARESEIDKAREMSLMVTGSDSELVNRLSQIPCVLDIETHASGRLGFKLANTENAVTQVISAIMETGGNITSISTKDPSLEDVFMKVTAKKVKKEGEGD, from the coding sequence ATGAAATATGCCATTGAAACCTCTGATCTCACCAAAATATATGGTGACTTTAAAGCAGTTGATGCTTTAGACTTGAAAGTTGAAAATAAAAGCATATTTGGATTTTTAGGCCCCAATGGGGCAGGTAAAACAACCACTATTAAAATGCTCACCTGTCTAATTCCTCCTACATCAGGAACAGCAAAAGTAGCAGGATACGAAATCACCAAATCACCAGATGAAGTTCGCCAAAAAATAGGGATGGTACCACAACTGGTAAGCTTATATGGTGATCTTACTGCACGTGAAAATGCAGAACTATGTGCAGATTACTACGGAATGCCACGGGACCTTAAAGAACAGAGGATAGACGAATTAATGGAACTGGTGGACATTAAGTATGCTGAAAATAAGATGGTTAAGCAGATGTCCGGAGGACAGAAACAGAAAGTATCGGTAGTTGCCAGCCTTGTACATCAGCCAGATATTCTGTTTTTGGATGAACCTACCATTGGTCTTGATCCAACCACCAAAAGCGTTTTATGGGATTTAATTGATGAATTGAACCAGAGCGGCCACACCATTATCCTCTGTTCCCACGATATGTACGAAGTGGATATGCTCTGTGATCACGTAGGTATAATCAATTTAGGAAAACTCGCTGCCTTTGACACACCACAGGGCCTCAAAGACACAGTACTTACACAGGAAGAATGCACTGAAAGTAACGTAGGCGATATTGTACGTGAAATGGAAGAATCTGATACTCTCAGCAGCACCAATCCCTCACTCTGCAAGCTGAAAGAAGTTGCAAGAGAATCTGAAATTGACAAAGCCCGAGAAATGAGTTTGATGGTAACTGGTTCAGATAGTGAGCTGGTTAATAGATTATCCCAAATACCATGTGTATTGGATATTGAAACTCATGCTTCAGGAAGACTTGGATTCAAACTGGCCAACACTGAAAATGCTGTTACCCAAGTGATATCAGCAATCATGGAAACTGGAGGTAACATAACATCCATATCAACTAAGGATCCTTCATTAGAGGATGTTTTCATGAAAGTAACTGCCAAAAAGGTTAAAAAAGAAGGGGAGGGAGATTAG
- a CDS encoding sugar phosphate isomerase/epimerase — MKIGFSTLALFMKSFEDFLDKATVDGFDLMEILCEGPYWPRNIQSQDGNLEIFSSYDVEVFLHAPTIDLNPASMNPGIRDETLRQITETVDLASEIGAKAITTHPGMIHRLEDRIREMGKYFAIETLKEANQYAEDSGVILSVENMPHRYAYFCNTAQEHSYFLDQCGCHATVDMGHANTTDHPASFLEIEKTHYYHLSDNNGDKDQHLALGDGTLDLNLINGIDRGIIELDNYNNVIKSRDVLIDLENK, encoded by the coding sequence ATGAAAATCGGATTTTCAACTCTGGCTCTTTTCATGAAGTCTTTTGAAGATTTTTTAGATAAAGCAACTGTTGATGGCTTTGATCTTATGGAAATACTCTGTGAAGGTCCATACTGGCCCCGGAATATCCAGAGCCAGGATGGTAATCTGGAAATATTCTCATCCTATGATGTGGAGGTCTTCCTGCATGCTCCCACCATAGATCTAAACCCTGCCAGTATGAATCCGGGTATTCGGGATGAAACCCTCCGTCAGATTACCGAAACAGTGGACTTGGCATCAGAAATAGGGGCAAAGGCCATAACCACTCATCCGGGGATGATACACAGATTAGAAGATAGGATCAGAGAGATGGGCAAATATTTTGCCATTGAAACTCTAAAAGAGGCAAATCAATATGCAGAAGATAGTGGTGTTATTTTATCGGTGGAGAACATGCCACATCGTTACGCTTACTTCTGTAATACTGCGCAAGAACATTCTTACTTCCTGGATCAATGTGGATGCCACGCCACAGTAGACATGGGGCATGCCAATACCACTGATCATCCTGCTTCATTTTTAGAAATTGAAAAAACCCATTACTATCATTTAAGTGATAATAATGGGGATAAGGATCAGCATCTGGCGTTAGGTGATGGGACACTTGATTTGAACCTGATAAATGGAATTGATCGTGGAATAATTGAGTTAGACAACTATAATAATGTTATAAAAAGTAGAGATGTTCTTATTGACCTTGAAAATAAATGA
- a CDS encoding HAD family hydrolase, with protein MKAVVFDNSGTLISRYRAIKDINNGFIHDNTSSIDLVDKHPSRALVVLQTDPSTCLVNARPDQTIYQFIVRNKVPFDISYSSSGILKEDVLTLIKDEDVKISDIQDTIQAVVEKNYNVQICSGSGFIMNTRTGHIEFTITAGGKIFPEVPEVVEELKKRSCHIYVASGDRMKSLEELASFIHIPSENVFGTADSWRKKEIVAGLKSIYRVMMVGNSANDILALKEADIGVLTTQQAEKTPKKVFDAADVVVGNIKEILDIDF; from the coding sequence ATGAAAGCTGTTGTTTTCGATAACTCCGGAACCCTAATCTCAAGATACAGGGCTATTAAAGACATTAATAACGGATTTATCCATGATAACACCAGTTCCATTGATCTGGTTGATAAACATCCCTCCCGGGCCCTGGTGGTCCTTCAGACCGACCCTTCCACCTGTCTGGTTAATGCCAGACCAGATCAAACCATCTATCAATTCATAGTACGGAACAAGGTGCCCTTTGACATAAGTTACTCCTCTTCAGGTATCCTGAAAGAGGACGTATTAACTCTTATTAAAGATGAAGATGTAAAAATCAGTGATATTCAGGATACCATTCAAGCAGTGGTTGAAAAAAATTATAACGTGCAAATATGCAGTGGATCTGGTTTTATTATGAACACCAGAACAGGCCATATTGAATTCACCATCACCGCTGGAGGTAAAATATTCCCGGAAGTTCCAGAGGTGGTGGAAGAACTCAAAAAAAGATCATGCCATATTTACGTGGCATCAGGAGACCGGATGAAGTCCCTTGAGGAATTGGCCAGTTTCATCCACATTCCCTCGGAGAATGTTTTCGGCACAGCCGATTCCTGGAGAAAAAAGGAAATTGTGGCCGGACTTAAAAGTATATACCGAGTGATGATGGTAGGTAACAGCGCCAACGATATCTTGGCACTTAAAGAAGCAGATATTGGCGTTTTAACCACACAACAAGCTGAAAAAACACCTAAAAAAGTTTTTGATGCTGCTGACGTGGTGGTAGGTAATATTAAAGAGATTCTGGATATCGATTTTTAA